The following are encoded in a window of Desulfopila inferna genomic DNA:
- a CDS encoding glycogen/starch/alpha-glucan phosphorylase: MDVQKDGTIPAAEIDRAWPKTFDDHAGDSIKSSIIHHLLSFQGRDPERSGPNDISKALAYTIRDIMVKKWIDTQKTFYAKEKKRVYYLSLEFLIGRSMDNCLLNLGIRNEVEDALQSMGCTLEEILEEEEDAALGNGGLGRLAACFMDSIATLKIPAYGYGIRYEYGLFLQQLIDGYQVESPDNWLRYGTPWEFRRHLPVFSVKFYGKVRTYKDQKGHNRSEWIDTKDVMAVPCDMLVPGYGNDHVINMRLWTARASRELDLKYFSRGDYIGAVESKVSSETISKVLYPPDHNFAGQELRLRQQYFFVAATFQDILRRYRKKNTTFDKFPDLVAVQLNDTHPAIAIPELMRLLLDDEGLSWDKAWDISVRTFAYTNHTLMPEALEKWSVELMGHVLPRHLEIIYEINKRFLDLIGLKFPGDNHKLQDMSIIEEGHVKMVRMAHLAIIGSHSVNGVAELHTKLLKEKIFKNFDNLYPTKFNSKTNGITPRRWLLQCNPKLAELISSRIGEGWITDLNKLHAIEGYVEDKQFRSTWEKVKLDNKARLAEYINEKCLITVQPETMFDVQVKRIHEYKRQLLNALHVIHLYQRLVRRADDETPARTVIFAGKAAPTYWKAKRIIKLITSIAAMVNHDPRIKNKLKVVFLPNYNVSQAEIIMPAADLSEQISTAGTEASGTGNMKFSLNGALTIGTLDGANIEIREEVGVENFFIFGLNADEAEYERLNPGRTPHEICEHRPDIGAVIEALSNGVFSGGDRELFKPLVDSLLDKHDPYLVMRDFESYLECQEKVETAFLDRENWTRKAILNVAGMGKFSTDRTIRQYAEEIWGVPLEG; encoded by the coding sequence ATGGATGTGCAAAAAGATGGGACCATTCCGGCCGCTGAGATCGATCGTGCCTGGCCGAAGACATTTGATGATCATGCCGGGGATTCTATCAAAAGCAGTATAATTCATCATCTTTTAAGTTTTCAGGGCAGAGACCCCGAACGGTCCGGACCAAATGATATCAGTAAGGCCCTGGCCTATACCATTCGCGATATCATGGTAAAAAAATGGATCGATACGCAGAAGACCTTTTATGCCAAGGAAAAGAAGAGGGTCTATTACCTTTCTCTGGAGTTCCTCATCGGCAGATCAATGGATAACTGTCTCCTCAATCTGGGAATCCGCAACGAGGTGGAGGATGCTTTGCAGAGCATGGGCTGCACTCTCGAGGAAATTCTGGAAGAGGAAGAGGATGCGGCTCTCGGTAATGGGGGTTTGGGACGTCTGGCCGCCTGCTTCATGGACTCCATTGCTACTTTGAAGATTCCGGCTTATGGCTACGGAATTCGCTATGAGTACGGACTTTTTCTGCAGCAGCTTATCGACGGTTACCAGGTCGAGAGCCCGGATAACTGGCTTCGCTATGGAACTCCCTGGGAATTTCGTCGTCATTTACCGGTATTTTCCGTGAAATTTTATGGCAAGGTGCGGACCTATAAGGACCAGAAGGGCCACAATCGCTCGGAGTGGATAGATACCAAGGATGTCATGGCCGTTCCCTGCGACATGCTGGTGCCCGGATACGGCAACGATCATGTTATCAACATGCGGCTCTGGACAGCCCGGGCTTCGAGGGAGCTGGATCTCAAATATTTCAGCAGGGGAGATTATATCGGTGCGGTCGAATCGAAGGTGAGCTCGGAGACAATATCGAAGGTACTCTATCCGCCGGATCACAATTTCGCCGGCCAGGAATTGCGGCTCAGGCAGCAATACTTTTTCGTGGCCGCTACCTTTCAGGATATTCTCAGGCGCTATCGCAAGAAGAACACGACATTCGATAAATTTCCCGACCTGGTGGCCGTGCAGTTGAATGATACCCATCCGGCCATAGCCATCCCGGAACTGATGCGGCTGCTGCTTGACGACGAGGGGCTGAGCTGGGATAAGGCCTGGGATATTTCGGTGCGGACCTTTGCCTACACCAACCATACGTTGATGCCGGAGGCCCTGGAAAAATGGAGTGTTGAGCTTATGGGGCATGTTCTCCCCCGTCATCTGGAAATTATCTACGAGATCAACAAACGTTTTCTCGATCTTATAGGTCTGAAATTTCCGGGTGACAATCATAAGCTGCAGGATATGTCGATAATCGAGGAAGGGCATGTAAAAATGGTGCGGATGGCGCATCTTGCCATTATCGGCAGCCACTCCGTCAACGGAGTGGCGGAGCTGCATACCAAGCTCCTGAAAGAAAAAATCTTTAAAAACTTCGATAATCTTTATCCCACAAAATTCAACTCGAAAACAAATGGAATAACCCCCCGCCGCTGGCTGCTGCAGTGTAATCCCAAACTGGCGGAGCTGATCAGCAGTCGCATAGGCGAGGGCTGGATCACAGACCTCAATAAACTGCACGCCATAGAAGGATATGTCGAGGATAAGCAGTTTCGCTCAACCTGGGAAAAGGTGAAGCTGGACAACAAGGCTCGTCTGGCTGAATATATCAATGAAAAATGCTTAATCACGGTGCAGCCGGAAACCATGTTCGATGTGCAGGTAAAAAGAATTCACGAGTATAAACGACAGCTGCTCAACGCCCTGCATGTGATTCATCTTTATCAGAGGCTGGTGCGCCGAGCTGATGATGAGACTCCTGCGCGCACCGTCATCTTTGCCGGAAAAGCGGCGCCGACGTATTGGAAGGCCAAGAGAATTATCAAGCTTATTACCTCCATAGCGGCAATGGTCAATCATGATCCCCGTATAAAAAACAAACTCAAAGTAGTCTTTCTACCTAATTATAATGTATCCCAGGCAGAGATCATTATGCCGGCCGCGGACCTGTCTGAACAGATTTCCACTGCCGGAACCGAGGCTTCCGGTACCGGTAATATGAAATTTTCACTCAACGGGGCATTGACCATCGGAACACTCGATGGCGCCAACATCGAGATCCGTGAAGAGGTGGGCGTTGAAAACTTTTTCATTTTCGGCCTGAATGCCGATGAAGCCGAATATGAACGGCTCAATCCGGGTCGCACTCCACACGAAATCTGCGAACATCGTCCGGATATCGGAGCGGTCATCGAAGCCTTGAGCAACGGCGTCTTCAGCGGAGGAGACAGGGAGCTTTTCAAGCCATTGGTGGATTCGCTGCTCGATAAACACGATCCATATCTGGTCATGCGGGATTTTGAATCCTATCTGGAATGCCAGGAAAAGGTCGAGACCGCCTTTCTGGACAGGGAGAACTGGACCAGAAAAGCCATCCTCAATGTTGCCGGGATGGGGAAATTTTCAACGGATCGGACGATACGCCAGTATGCTGAAGAAATCTGGGGCGTACCACTGGAGGGATAG
- a CDS encoding tetratricopeptide repeat protein: MSNTKPAKKAPGKDSVIIYIVLAFVAGFISGAAFAVYKTVPSDTPAVTGQSQIAEEQAQHIAHLEEDVAADPENFQAWAQLGNLYFDTSQYEKAVNAYQRSLEFQPDNPDVWTDLGVMYRRNKQPDKAIEAFNQAIEVDPSHEISRINKGIVLLYDLNDPQGAITSWENLLKINPGATTGSGNSIREFVDQLKQDMEKQEQ, encoded by the coding sequence ATGTCCAACACAAAGCCAGCAAAGAAAGCACCTGGGAAAGATTCTGTAATTATTTATATTGTTTTGGCATTTGTTGCCGGATTTATCAGTGGCGCCGCTTTTGCGGTTTACAAAACCGTACCATCCGACACTCCGGCCGTCACCGGGCAATCACAGATAGCCGAAGAGCAGGCCCAGCACATAGCTCATCTGGAAGAAGATGTTGCCGCCGATCCCGAGAACTTCCAGGCCTGGGCCCAGCTGGGCAACCTCTACTTCGATACCTCCCAGTACGAGAAGGCCGTCAATGCCTATCAGCGGTCGCTGGAGTTCCAACCGGATAATCCCGATGTCTGGACTGATCTGGGGGTTATGTATCGACGCAACAAACAGCCGGATAAAGCCATTGAAGCTTTCAACCAGGCTATTGAAGTTGACCCCAGCCACGAGATTTCCCGGATCAACAAGGGAATTGTTCTTCTCTACGATCTCAATGACCCTCAGGGGGCCATTACTTCATGGGAAAATCTTCTCAAAATCAATCCGGGGGCCACAACGGGCAGCGGAAACTCCATCCGGGAATTCGTTGATCAACTCAAGCAGGATATGGAAAAACAGGAGCAGTAA
- a CDS encoding universal stress protein, producing MNLHFLINISSDTENLYGVRFFNSFFEDSGSCNVTLFHISRLDSSDGSQSLMKMWEGPGEKNISGDLTVGAKKALDKARRYLEGNQVTIEQVKTKSVRERYGKVRDILSEGRQGLYDAIILGRRATYALQWLYERPGDEIAQALIQETSLNCPLWICSEPEEGRKNVLLCVDGSEESLRAADHVGYILSRARQHGATVFHVTSGPKADAEKILDQAADVLLSHGVAEERIQRKSSWGMSTANTILAEKNSGLYAAVAIGLHAHKETKGILGQQGGITSNLVKKISKAALWCCP from the coding sequence ATGAATCTTCATTTCCTGATCAATATCAGTTCAGATACGGAGAATCTCTACGGTGTCCGCTTTTTCAACTCATTTTTTGAGGACAGCGGCAGCTGCAATGTCACCCTCTTTCATATATCCCGACTGGACAGCAGTGATGGTTCACAGTCGCTTATGAAGATGTGGGAGGGACCTGGAGAAAAAAATATCAGCGGAGACCTGACCGTCGGGGCCAAAAAGGCACTGGATAAGGCGAGAAGATACCTGGAAGGCAATCAGGTGACAATAGAGCAGGTGAAAACCAAAAGCGTAAGGGAACGTTACGGTAAAGTAAGGGATATTCTGAGCGAAGGAAGGCAAGGTCTCTATGATGCCATTATCCTCGGACGCCGTGCCACCTATGCCTTGCAATGGCTTTATGAACGACCGGGAGACGAGATCGCTCAGGCTCTGATCCAGGAAACTTCCCTGAACTGCCCCTTATGGATCTGCAGCGAGCCGGAGGAAGGAAGAAAAAATGTGCTGCTCTGTGTTGATGGCTCGGAAGAGTCTTTACGGGCAGCCGACCATGTCGGTTATATTCTCAGCAGGGCCAGGCAGCATGGAGCAACGGTCTTTCATGTAACATCGGGCCCCAAGGCAGATGCCGAAAAGATTCTCGATCAGGCTGCGGATGTACTGCTTTCCCATGGTGTCGCAGAAGAGCGAATTCAAAGAAAAAGCAGCTGGGGAATGTCGACGGCAAACACCATTCTCGCTGAGAAAAACAGTGGACTTTATGCTGCCGTGGCTATCGGCCTGCATGCCCATAAAGAGACCAAAGGCATTCTGGGACAACAGGGAGGGATAACATCCAACCTGGTTAAAAAGATATCCAAAGCGGCATTATGGTGCTGCCCCTAA
- a CDS encoding ABC-F family ATP-binding cassette domain-containing protein — translation MLSVNQLDTRYGKKHLFKNISARVHQGNRIGLVGVNGAGKSTLLKIMAGEMETDDGVVSRSKHFTVSYLPQESSAIISDNSLYDEAKTAFSELLELQREAEEMNGKLAAAAPESGEFQALLQRQGELQHRLDGSDIYAIQGKIEKVLHGLGFKSEDMDAPVSSFSGGWIMRLMLAKMLLEAPSLLLLDEPTNHLDLDSLTWVEDFLKNYQGSMIIISHDRTFLDKTTNMTWEISLGNLTVYKGNYSYYLEEKKERQQIEKASYDNQQAKIRQTMRFVERFRAKSTKAKQVQSRVKQLEKMDVLEIAENEQQIRFSFPPAPPSGKDVLFVEGLGKRYDDKTVFRDVNIFLQRGDKVAVVGVNGAGKSTLLRILAGQLDYDEGEIKYGANVKRSYFGQHQARELNPEFTALETMATSGEEMTVTRTRSLLGAFLFQGDDVDKKVSVLSGGEKSRLALATMIAKPANCMLLDEPTNHLDMSSQEVLQEAMQQYDGTVVVVSHNRYFLDSFINKVIVVKDGGVILHQGNVAEYLDRQARERGEQQAAQNGAAQKTSGGEENDGISRKEQRKLEAQKRQERSRRLGPWSKKLSEAETQVERLEKLQEKLEEKMADPDLYKNEDAWSATSREYEDCKRRLQRWYERWEEAQTKIDELDAALEES, via the coding sequence ATGTTGTCTGTTAATCAGCTCGATACCCGCTACGGCAAAAAACACCTGTTTAAAAATATATCGGCCCGGGTCCATCAGGGCAACCGTATAGGTCTGGTCGGAGTGAATGGTGCCGGAAAATCGACCCTATTAAAGATAATGGCCGGAGAAATGGAAACAGACGACGGCGTGGTCAGCCGTTCGAAACATTTTACAGTTTCCTATCTTCCCCAGGAAAGCAGTGCCATTATCTCCGATAACAGCCTGTATGATGAGGCCAAAACCGCCTTCTCCGAACTCCTGGAACTGCAGCGGGAAGCCGAAGAAATGAACGGCAAGCTGGCCGCCGCGGCACCTGAATCGGGGGAGTTTCAAGCACTTTTGCAGAGGCAGGGCGAGCTTCAGCACCGCTTGGACGGCAGTGATATTTATGCCATCCAGGGAAAAATCGAGAAAGTACTGCACGGCCTGGGATTCAAGAGTGAGGATATGGATGCTCCTGTTTCCTCCTTCTCCGGGGGCTGGATAATGCGCCTGATGCTTGCCAAAATGCTGCTCGAGGCCCCCTCGTTGCTGTTGCTTGATGAGCCTACCAACCATCTTGATCTTGATTCACTGACCTGGGTCGAGGATTTTCTGAAAAACTATCAGGGATCGATGATCATAATTTCCCATGACCGGACCTTCCTCGATAAAACCACCAATATGACCTGGGAAATAAGCCTCGGCAATCTCACGGTTTACAAGGGAAATTACTCCTATTACCTCGAGGAGAAAAAAGAGCGGCAGCAGATAGAAAAAGCCTCCTACGACAACCAGCAGGCCAAGATTCGGCAGACCATGCGGTTTGTTGAAAGGTTCCGGGCCAAATCAACAAAGGCCAAGCAGGTTCAGAGCAGGGTTAAACAGCTGGAAAAGATGGATGTGCTGGAAATTGCCGAAAACGAGCAGCAGATCAGATTCTCTTTTCCTCCGGCACCGCCGTCCGGCAAGGACGTACTCTTCGTCGAGGGGCTCGGCAAGAGATATGACGACAAGACGGTCTTCCGGGATGTTAATATTTTTCTGCAGCGCGGCGACAAGGTGGCAGTGGTCGGTGTTAACGGGGCCGGCAAATCGACCCTGCTGCGTATCCTCGCCGGTCAGCTCGATTATGATGAGGGAGAGATAAAATATGGTGCCAATGTCAAACGCTCCTATTTCGGTCAGCATCAGGCCAGGGAGCTGAATCCCGAATTTACGGCACTGGAGACCATGGCAACCAGCGGCGAGGAGATGACCGTTACCCGGACACGCTCGTTGCTCGGCGCTTTCCTTTTTCAGGGAGATGATGTCGACAAGAAGGTGTCGGTTCTTTCAGGCGGCGAGAAGAGCAGGCTGGCGCTAGCCACCATGATCGCTAAACCTGCCAACTGCATGCTGCTCGATGAACCGACCAACCATCTCGATATGAGTTCGCAGGAGGTACTTCAGGAAGCGATGCAGCAGTATGACGGAACCGTTGTGGTGGTTTCGCATAACCGCTATTTTCTCGACAGCTTCATCAACAAGGTGATTGTCGTCAAGGATGGCGGAGTAATACTTCATCAGGGCAATGTCGCTGAATACCTTGACAGGCAGGCCAGGGAGCGGGGAGAGCAGCAGGCGGCGCAGAACGGTGCCGCGCAAAAAACTTCCGGCGGAGAAGAGAACGACGGAATCAGCAGGAAGGAACAGCGTAAACTCGAGGCGCAGAAGAGACAGGAACGCAGCCGCAGGCTGGGCCCGTGGTCCAAAAAGCTTTCAGAAGCTGAAACGCAGGTTGAGAGGCTGGAGAAACTCCAGGAAAAACTCGAAGAGAAAATGGCGGATCCCGATCTCTACAAGAATGAAGACGCCTGGTCTGCCACCAGCAGGGAATACGAGGACTGCAAGCGCCGGTTGCAGCGTTGGTATGAGCGCTGGGAGGAGGCGCAGACAAAAATCGATGAACTGGATGCCGCGTTGGAAGAGAGCTGA
- a CDS encoding elongator complex protein 3 — MPFVIPYFIPHQGCPHQCLFCNQNSITGKNRGCGDVKKEIEDTITLWSSYQRKKEPVQFAFYGGSFTCLPVEQQIAMLETVRQNTKVDLIRLSTRPDCIDKHICDILREYGVGIVELGVQSLDDEVLSASLRGHNAQACVGAVTHLREAGMQIGIQLMPGLPRESRTSFLRTVSKVIDLRPDFVRIYPALVLEDSGLAVLYQRGRYQPLTLDMAVILTARARGLFLDAGIGVVRMGLQPSPSLKESIVTGPYHPAFGELVLAREWLMRVRRLLLKFPEQKMQVTISTRDLSSFNGPRKSNRLRLQELGLDERLEVKVDKNMERGKMHYVVC; from the coding sequence ATGCCTTTTGTTATTCCATACTTTATTCCTCATCAGGGATGCCCTCATCAATGCCTGTTTTGCAATCAAAACTCGATTACCGGCAAAAACAGAGGTTGTGGAGATGTGAAAAAGGAGATTGAGGATACCATTACCCTCTGGAGCAGTTACCAAAGGAAAAAAGAACCGGTCCAGTTTGCTTTCTATGGAGGCAGTTTTACCTGTCTTCCTGTGGAGCAGCAGATTGCCATGCTGGAGACGGTGCGGCAGAATACGAAGGTCGACCTGATACGTCTCTCCACCAGGCCTGATTGCATTGACAAACACATCTGCGATATTCTCAGGGAGTATGGTGTCGGTATTGTCGAACTGGGGGTCCAGTCTCTTGATGATGAGGTGCTTTCCGCTTCCCTGCGGGGCCACAATGCTCAGGCTTGTGTTGGAGCCGTCACTCATCTGAGAGAAGCAGGGATGCAAATCGGCATTCAACTGATGCCGGGACTGCCTCGGGAAAGCAGGACCTCTTTTTTGAGAACTGTGAGCAAAGTAATAGATCTGCGGCCCGATTTTGTCAGGATATACCCGGCGCTTGTGCTCGAAGATTCCGGACTTGCGGTGCTCTATCAGAGGGGCAGGTATCAGCCGCTGACTCTTGATATGGCGGTTATTCTGACAGCCCGAGCCCGCGGATTGTTTCTCGATGCCGGTATCGGCGTGGTGCGTATGGGACTGCAGCCTTCACCGTCTTTAAAAGAGAGTATTGTCACAGGACCCTATCATCCTGCCTTCGGCGAGCTGGTTCTTGCCAGAGAATGGTTAATGAGGGTGCGGCGGCTCCTCTTGAAGTTTCCGGAGCAGAAGATGCAGGTGACCATATCCACCAGGGACCTGTCATCGTTTAATGGTCCAAGAAAATCAAACAGGCTGCGCTTGCAGGAACTCGGTCTGGATGAGAGATTGGAAGTGAAGGTGGATAAAAATATGGAACGGGGAAAAATGCATTATGTTGTCTGTTAA
- the rnc gene encoding ribonuclease III, with product MDMKINSLAKQNKIMLGEFEQLLGYRFTDLRLLQKALIHSSFAFEQSQVCKNNETLEFLGDAVLDLAVGHLLFHLFPGMREGELTKIRAALVNETHLAAMARDVELGRFLYLGKGEEASNGRNKSSILSCAYEAVIGAIFEDSGYDTVTEVVERFFVPAITENKEELLMGDAKSTLQERLQEKYNEAPQYRLDGEEGPSHQKIFTVAVVFRDVVLGTGSAGSKKDAEQKAAAAALQNDFGICT from the coding sequence ATGGACATGAAAATCAATTCGCTTGCCAAGCAGAACAAAATTATGCTTGGCGAGTTTGAGCAGCTGCTTGGCTATCGCTTTACAGATCTGCGCCTGTTGCAAAAAGCATTGATTCATTCTTCCTTCGCTTTTGAACAGTCGCAGGTGTGTAAAAATAACGAGACCCTCGAATTTTTAGGAGATGCCGTTCTCGACCTTGCGGTCGGCCACCTACTCTTTCATCTCTTTCCGGGAATGAGAGAAGGTGAGCTCACTAAAATTCGGGCAGCGCTGGTCAATGAAACCCATCTTGCCGCAATGGCCAGGGATGTCGAACTTGGCAGGTTTCTTTATCTGGGCAAGGGCGAGGAAGCCTCCAACGGCAGAAATAAATCTTCCATTCTGTCCTGCGCCTACGAAGCGGTGATCGGTGCCATTTTCGAAGACAGCGGCTACGATACCGTCACCGAGGTTGTCGAGAGATTCTTTGTCCCGGCAATCACGGAAAACAAAGAAGAGCTGCTCATGGGTGATGCCAAGAGTACGTTGCAGGAGAGACTCCAGGAAAAATATAACGAGGCGCCTCAATACCGTCTTGACGGAGAGGAGGGGCCATCGCACCAGAAAATATTTACTGTTGCGGTAGTTTTCAGAGATGTGGTGTTGGGAACAGGGTCGGCCGGATCAAAAAAGGATGCGGAACAGAAAGCGGCGGCGGCCGCTCTTCAAAATGATTTCGGCATTTGCACTTGA